Sequence from the Streptomyces sp. R33 genome:
CATGGAGTCGTGGTGCGGACCAGCGCTTGGTCCTACCACTGGTGGTGCTGGGGTGGCTGGATCAGCCTTCGACCGTGACGCCCATCGAACGCGCGGTGCCGGCGATGATCTTCATCGCGGCGTCGACGTCGTTGGCGTTGAGGTCGGGCATCTTCAGCTCGGCGATCTCGCGGACCTGGGCGCCGGTGAGCTTGGCGACCTTGGTCTTGTGGGGCTCGCCGGAGCCCTTCTCGATGCCCGCGGCCTTGAGGATCAGGCGCGCGGCCGGCGGAGTCTTGGTGATGAAGGTGAAGGTGCGGTCCTCGTAGACCGTGATCTCCACCGGCACGACCATGCCACGCTGCGACTCGGTCGCGGCGTTGTAGGCCTTGCAGAACTCCATGATGTTGACGCCGTGCTGACCGAGCGCGGGGCCGACCGGCGGAGCCGGGTTGGCCGCACCGGCCTTGATCTGGAGCTTGATAAGCCCCGTGACCTTCTTCTTCTTGGGAGGCATTGCTCTCTCCGGGTCCTAGTGAGAGTTTTTCGCCGCCGATCCGGTCATCCGGATGGAGGCATACCGCACCACGATAACGGGTATCGGAGCGGGGCTAAAAACCGAGCAGGTCAGACCGCCCTTCGAGGGGCGATCTGACCTGTCCGGAAGCTTGCTTCAGAAGATCGGTTAGTTCTTCTGGATCTGGTCGAAGCTGAGCTCGACCGGAGTCTCGCGACCGAAGATCTCGACGAGGCCCTTGACCTTCTTCGAGTCGGGGTTGATCTCGTTGATGGTCGCCTGCAGCGTCGCGAACGGGCCGTCGGTGACGGTGACCGAGTCGCCGACCTCGAAGTCCAGGACCTCGATGGTGCGCTTGACGGCGGGCGCGGGCAGGCCGGCCTCTTCCGCGGCGGCCTTGGCGGCCTTCTCCTGCGCCTCCGGGGCGAGCATCTTGACGATCTCGTCCAGGGTCAGCGGGTACGGGTCGTACGCGTTGCCGACGAAGCCGGTGACGCCAGGCGTGTTGCGGACGACGCCCCAGGACTCGTTCGTCAGATCCATGCGGACGAGAACGTAGCCGGGCAGCTTGTTCTGCCGGACGTTCTTGCGCTCGCCGTTCTTGATCTGGACGATCTCTTCCTCGGGCACCTCGGCCTGGTAGATGAACTCCTCGACGTTCAGCGAGACGGCGCGCTGCTCCAGGTTGGCCTTCACGCGCTTCTCGTAGCCCGCGTAGGTGTGGATCACGTACCACTCGCCGGGCAGGAGGCGCAGTTCCTCGCGCAGGGCCTGGATGGGGTCGACGGGCTCGGCGGCCTCGGCCTCGGCCTCGTCTGCAGCCTCGACCTCGTCGGAGGCGGCCTCGGTCTCCCCGGCGGCCTCGTCGGCGGCCTCTTCGACCTCGGCGTCGTCCTCGGACTCGGCGTCGACCTCGTCCTCGATGTGCAGCGCGGCCTCTTCGGCGGCGACACCGGCCT
This genomic interval carries:
- the rplK gene encoding 50S ribosomal protein L11 produces the protein MPPKKKKVTGLIKLQIKAGAANPAPPVGPALGQHGVNIMEFCKAYNAATESQRGMVVPVEITVYEDRTFTFITKTPPAARLILKAAGIEKGSGEPHKTKVAKLTGAQVREIAELKMPDLNANDVDAAMKIIAGTARSMGVTVEG
- the nusG gene encoding transcription termination/antitermination protein NusG, with the protein product MSDPNLNASHESVEDALDIVEAADAVDPDEVELADAEAGVAAEEAALHIEDEVDAESEDDAEVEEAADEAAGETEAASDEVEAADEAEAEAAEPVDPIQALREELRLLPGEWYVIHTYAGYEKRVKANLEQRAVSLNVEEFIYQAEVPEEEIVQIKNGERKNVRQNKLPGYVLVRMDLTNESWGVVRNTPGVTGFVGNAYDPYPLTLDEIVKMLAPEAQEKAAKAAAEEAGLPAPAVKRTIEVLDFEVGDSVTVTDGPFATLQATINEINPDSKKVKGLVEIFGRETPVELSFDQIQKN